The Sesamum indicum cultivar Zhongzhi No. 13 linkage group LG6, S_indicum_v1.0, whole genome shotgun sequence genomic interval AGCACCAACACCGTATCCACCATAAGCACTATAGGCAGAATTGCTATTTCCTATATAACCAAAGCTGGAGCCTCCATAGCCAGAGTACGGTGGATAACCACCAGTTGTTGGCTGCATAAATCCATTGCTTCCCATTTGACTACCGAACGTTCTACTGCTAGAATTGTAAGAACCATAGCCTTTGTAACTTCCACGGGCACCAGCACCAGTTACTGAGTCTTTAGGGAGTGCTCGTTTTACCTCAACAAGCTTCCCAGTCACCTCATGGAAGGTCTTGTGGAGAACTCTATCAACAGCGTCTTCTGTGGTAAAGGTAATGAAACCAAAACCACGTGGTCGACCAGTATTTGGGTCGTACATAATTACAACGTCAGTTACATTgccaaaatcttgaaaatattccCTGAATTCATCTTCACGTAAGGTAGAAGGCAACCCTCCCACAAaaattttcttggttttgagATTCTCAGACCCTCCAAAATTTCCACCAGCACTACTAGTGCTTCCAGATTTCAAGGTTTGCTGCTGTTCTCTTGACATGGCTCTCTTAGCTTCAACCTGAGCAGATAAGCCAAAGGATATAATAGATTGCccatctatatatgtatacacatTCCATGAAAGCAGTAGAGCTGAAAAGACAGCCAAGATGAATGGGTAATATACATAGCAAGAAAAACATCTAAGATGGCATCTTCCATTATTTTCACAAGAATAGTGCTTTACCATGTGGAACTCATCCATCTCACATTGCTATAAAAAAACATCTTATACATGTAATGAGATCATgagaatataaaagaaaaccataAATCACAATTAAAAGTTCCTGATAATGCTGACTAACAATTTAGATAATCTCATCTATATAAAGTGCATATCAACCACTCAAAATCAGTACAAAAGGTAAAGACCAGAATATCCATTCGGTTCCAACGAGAACAGAATAGTTTATTCCGTTAGAAATATCATGCGATTTTCAGCTCAGGATACACGCATTATCGCTGCAAAGAGAATCATAGCAATAACTAAATAGAAAAACAGAGAACACATTTCTCTACATGAATGCATGCAGAAAATGGAAACAATAACCATTCATCATCAAAAGAAACCGACACGAGGAGACGGACGCACACAACACGTCCATCAAAGCAGTGCATTTCAAAATTCGAATAGCAAAAAACGAGCATCATTCTGTGATTTGATTAGATTAAACAAACATaaactagaaaaataaaaaaacacatatgGAGAATTACGGTACGGCCATCGATGGTGTGGGTTTGCTGAAGAACGGAGGGAATGACGGAGGGATCGGAGAAGACGACAAAGCCGAAGCCCCGTGGGTGGGCGGTGATCCTGTCCCGCATGATCATGGTGTGACTGACCTCACCGTAACGGCTGAAATGGTCTTTGAGCCCC includes:
- the LOC105165669 gene encoding heterogeneous nuclear ribonucleoprotein 1-like produces the protein MDSSSDEGKIFIGGIGWDTTEEGLKDHFSRYGEVSHTMIMRDRITAHPRGFGFVVFSDPSVIPSVLQQTHTIDGRTVEAKRAMSREQQQTLKSGSTSSAGGNFGGSENLKTKKIFVGGLPSTLREDEFREYFQDFGNVTDVVIMYDPNTGRPRGFGFITFTTEDAVDRVLHKTFHEVTGKLVEVKRALPKDSVTGAGARGSYKGYGSYNSSSRTFGSQMGSNGFMQPTTGGYPPYSGYGGSSFGYIGNSNSAYSAYGGYGVGAYGSANPGYTSPAGVYGNASSPNTNFSKNQWRSQTAGYGASGYNQTPSYGASVPWRNPSRNSPSGYGPAGRSPSGASRYINKGYNYNSYGGTHNSNEYAGADAAAAAGHQSGNGSYVGRTYGNNSSNGSSGHPDARWKSDA